In Microbacterium terrisoli, the genomic stretch GACCGGAACTCTGCAGCTGTGGCAGGCGTGCGTGCTGCTCGTGCTGCATGGCCTGGCCGGCACCCTGTGGGGGCCGGCCGAGCAGATGATGCTCTACGACTTCGCCGGGCGCGAAGAGCTGCCCTCGGCCGTCCGGGTGAATGCGACCTTCCGCAGCCTCGGCATCCTGTTCGGACCCGTCGTCGGGTCGGCGCTGCTGCTGACCCTGGGCACGACATGGGGCATCTTCGCGAACATCCTGTTCTATCTGCCCGTCGTGCTGTTCCTGGCGCGCACGAAGTTCACCGGGCATGCGCGAGAGGGCCTGTTCTCGACGGGACGCGTGTCGATGCTGCAGTCGTTCAAGGTCCTGGGGGTGGTTCGGCACCATCCGCGGATCATGGGCATGCTGATCCTCGCCGCGCTGGCCTCGGTGAGCATCGGTGCGGTGCTGCAGACCTCGATGCCGGTGTTCATCGCCGTGCTCACTCCCGCCGGCGCCGACGGCGAACTCGTCTACACGGCGCTGCTGTTCGCGCTGGGCATCGGGGGTGTGGCCGGCGGCTTCTTCCTCGAGGCCAGCGGCTGGTTCCGCCCGACGGCGACCACCGCGGTGATCAGTTCGATCCTGTTCGGCGCGTTCGCGTTCGTGTTCGCGTTCACCGGGTCGCTCGCCGTCGCCCTGATCGCGCTGGTGCTCACGGGCGTCGCTCAGATCACGGCGACGGCGACCGGTCAGGCGATCGTGCAGCTGGAGGCGCCGCCCGCCGAGCGCGGACGCGTGCTCGGCGCCTACAGCATGTTCGGCCCCGGCATGCAGACCTTCAGCGGAGTGACGGTCGGCGTGCTGGGCACCCTGGTGGGAATCCCGTTGACCGTGATCATCGGCGGTCTGCTGCTGGCAGTGGGTGCAGGGCTCACCGGCCTGTACATGGCGCGAGGCCGGCGACCCAGCCCGATCGAGTAGAGATGCTCTATGCGCGCAGCGGCGACAGGGCCACGTGCAGCTGCGCGATCTCGTCGAGCATCGCGCGCAGCAGACGCTCGTTGTTCTCGGTCGGCTCGAAGTCGCCTTCGTCGCCGATGCGCTGAGCCGCCCACGCGAGCTCGATGTTCACGGTGGTCGGGACCAGCCCGAGCGCCATCTCCACCGGCCGGATGGCCGTCGCGCCCCGCGTGCCGCCTGAGATCCCGCCGTAGCTGACCGTTCCCACGGGCTTGCGCCGCCACTCCTGGTGCAGATAGTCCAGGGCGTTCTTCAGGCTCGGCGCGAAGCTGTAGTTGTACTCCGGCTGCACGAACACGAACCCCTCGGCGGCCTCGACGCGGGCGCTCCACGCCTTGGTGTGCTCCTGTGTGTACTGGCGCAGCTTCGGGTGGTTGGGCTCGTCCATCAGGGGCAGGGCGATCTGCTTGAGATCGGCGAAGTCGACCTCGAATCGCCCGTCGGCTTGGGCTTCACCGTGCACCCATTCGGCGATGGGCAGTCCGATGCGGCCCTCGCGGACGCTGGCGGCGAGAATCATGAGACGGGTCATATGGTGTCTCCTTTCCGCGCGGTGCAACCGGCGGCACCGGATGACCATTCCCCTTGTGTCGAACGGCATCGTGTCGAACGGTTGCGGCCACGCCCTCAGGGGATCGTCGGCCGGAGCACTTAGAATCAGTCCTCTATGGATCCCGCAGCTCTCTCCGCCACTTTGCTCGATGTCGTCCGCCCGCTGGCCGAGGCCCGACGACCCGAGTCGACGGCAGGGCTCACGGCCGAAGACCTTCCGCTGGAGCGGCCGAAGAACCGCGACCACGGCGATTGGGCCTCCAATGC encodes the following:
- a CDS encoding NADPH-dependent FMN reductase encodes the protein MTRLMILAASVREGRIGLPIAEWVHGEAQADGRFEVDFADLKQIALPLMDEPNHPKLRQYTQEHTKAWSARVEAAEGFVFVQPEYNYSFAPSLKNALDYLHQEWRRKPVGTVSYGGISGGTRGATAIRPVEMALGLVPTTVNIELAWAAQRIGDEGDFEPTENNERLLRAMLDEIAQLHVALSPLRA
- a CDS encoding MFS transporter codes for the protein MTSASPVRRFGVLRSWKTAPYLVGAGLAMMGDNIEHVITYLVLWNTFHSPVLVGFQLVSHWLPFLLFSVYAGSLAQRFDCRRIIQIAQYLFMFVSLCWGILFLTGTLQLWQACVLLVLHGLAGTLWGPAEQMMLYDFAGREELPSAVRVNATFRSLGILFGPVVGSALLLTLGTTWGIFANILFYLPVVLFLARTKFTGHAREGLFSTGRVSMLQSFKVLGVVRHHPRIMGMLILAALASVSIGAVLQTSMPVFIAVLTPAGADGELVYTALLFALGIGGVAGGFFLEASGWFRPTATTAVISSILFGAFAFVFAFTGSLAVALIALVLTGVAQITATATGQAIVQLEAPPAERGRVLGAYSMFGPGMQTFSGVTVGVLGTLVGIPLTVIIGGLLLAVGAGLTGLYMARGRRPSPIE